A genomic region of Prionailurus viverrinus isolate Anna chromosome D4, UM_Priviv_1.0, whole genome shotgun sequence contains the following coding sequences:
- the LOC125150424 gene encoding spermatogenesis-associated protein 31E1-like: MENILFALRSISADWLSSSLPSWTTQTIFCFLCGLSFFLLLISCFQTDPTSSAPRRKRRSSRKQVAPRRRSTRGKNSEILKAYRTCLQELEAVRDLVSLLQSHLGWLSDQGGGLQQLLGQEAPGAKGKAAPAGAHQPRGEPVRDAAPATAPSASPAPLASTLSPTPTTSSVSVRSNSSLSAPWPPGSCLPLGGFSPQPLALSPSPPRLPSPEASPPPRPDSALALPQCNSMARPLDTVPRSPSPHTPWVASAIPAISGLGLSSCPISALSWWQAAAKAWHPPTSTRLESWQEPHSHQHPEASFWGGPGNRQAEAGVLSFIGPDVQKLLEILITKKTELRFWKEKEKKEESGYHVNSLGSTFTSPRGGRDAVGYRSFRSMKGEPQQLLGPEQPPHPKISGDNLRLKCSQLFWGLPILHSESLVATVSVTGPPLESPSVVFNDLSHALPSQIQAGVASRLSLEQPFAHPVAEPQALTPSLSQSQPPPPAQVEARAHLAPSVPVGPPSLPPQMAGETSDPPIQNNMPSFIPNAIQNLECHFLKKQLERNRTLPSVVKRSQEVFSRVLPDFPQDSPASQAHGPVSVLPFPSGDLTSPELQDHLEPHLGKRSTKQQGGGPRRIQPSVELGQPQGEPPKVPQAQSGSLQAAQETRWRGPARTTPGENLGKDAGPSVGRGRRDLHGSLISSSSKVSGINSEGSHTGLMKTSGPGQNHPEQLLRAHLGRKLGQITEGQIPVSVHDSRLAASHGPDPPGKPSAHRETGTPAFSKHPEPRVNSPHDFSILSPYTQQMLEAHIIRFRVRHRWGLPLKVLKPLNLFKLQKSSIFPPPSTPCSATRPPKARVEAKFLEKPPEPHQGEKVITEESILTLGSPLLDPQPAREEIQWALGESPPGDGPLPPGAPVAGWEAGLRPQTPAYSFVGRVWHSKTGAGAPQNSSLEASPARATDEPRRGSGGRTSRDACGRVSALELSFESQSSSAQRAKEVGEGEGAPGWGDTLEPGVLASNQSVKPDVRRSGSSGSSQGPSTPPASVARAQEGVEAQLEGFEPQGSVESEEPQGPGRGVLLQDCETGVLLQDCATDDLLQDCHSDVLLVADVLASHRSPSGCQSESSTDTSTSWASSPFVSHAQNSWGQPDPLGRWGLRSPRSKASVHADDGREAYRRLSPGGREKWLAELKSFQASVMSHRAQEEDSAESSRSSFAQLLPKKEDAAPEGHLRKSVRHLLQWIFPSKGKGPEDPGHRGQPAAATAQTQGPVSGTSVEDGKSAGAQMLMTAVGRILEENLVPRQRLRAPEVSWRQREPQALAGTGVCYHRVLSYQEQRRVMRETACNLQATPDGHGCPNENRWCRGRDGRWAFVPRMPGSPDGPCHHGRMPARASGRPHRPHCPRHCLLQNYVSSGHSVCASHAFLGRTPFLQERMHTVQRKMYFSQVSTSSMG, translated from the exons atggagaataTTCTCTTCGCTCTGAGAAGCATTAGCGCTGATTGGCTGAGCTCCAGCCTCCCCTCCTGGACAACCCAGACCATCTTCTGCTTCCTGTGTGGACTGTCCTTCTTCCTCCTGTTGATCTCCTGCTTCCAGACGGACCCAACATCCTCAGCACCACGAAGGAAACgcagaagcagcagaaag CAGGTGGCGCCACGGCGAAGGAGCACCAGAGGCAAGAACAGCGAGATCCTGAAAG CTTACAGAACCTGCCTGCAGGAGCTGGAAGCGGTTCGGGACCTGGTTTCCCTTCTGCAGAG CCACTTGGGGTGGCTCTCTGACCAGGGAGGCGGCCTTCAGCAGCTCTTGGGGCAAGAAGCCCCTGGGGCCAAGGGCAAAGCAGCACCTGCCGGAGCCCATCAGCCCCGCGGGGAGCCCGTGAGAGATGCCGCGCCCGCCACGGCCCCGTCGGCGTCCCCCGCTCCTCTGGCCTCCACGCTGTCACCAACCCCAACGACCTCCTCGGTGTCTGTTCGTTCGAACTCCTCCCTGAGTGCTCCTTGGCCACCAGGGTCTTGCCTTCCCCTGGGTGGCTTTTCACCCCAGCCCCttgctctttccccttccccgCCCCGTCTCCCTTCTCCGGAGGCCAGCCCTCCACCTCGGCCAGACTCCGCTTTAGCTCTCCCTCAGTGCAATTCCATGGCACGCCCGCTGGACACCGTCCCACGGAGCCCGTCTCCACACACCCCCTGGGTCGCCTCTGCCATCCCAGCCATCTCGGGCCTGGGCCTCTCAAGCTGTCCCATTTCGGCCCTGTCTTGGTGGCAGGCAGCCGCCAAAGCCTGGCACCCCCCCACCTCAACACGCTTGGAATCCTGGCAAGAGCCTCATTCCCACCAGCACCCGGAGGCCTCGTTCTGGGGAGGCCCCGGGAACAGACAGGCGGAGGCCGGCGTCCTCTCTTTCATCGGTCCTGATGTCCAGAAGCTGCTGGAGATTCTCATCACCAAGAAAACAGAGCTGAGGTtttggaaggagaaggaaaagaaggaagagtcaGGCTACCACGTGAACTCTCTGGGGAGTACGTTCACGTCACCGCGGGGCGGGCGGGACGCCGTGGGTTACCGATCCTTCCGGAGCATGAAAGGCGAGCCACAACAGCTGCTCGGCCCTGAGCAGCCTCCGCATCCCAAGATTTCGGGGGACAATTTGCGGCTGAAATGCAGCCAGCTCTTCTGGGGTCTCCCCATTCTGCACAGTGAGTCCCTGGTGGCCACTGTCAGTGTGACTGGTCCCCCACTGGAGTCACCCTCTGTCGTTTTCAATGATCTCTCTCATGCCTTACCATCCCAAATTCAGGCTGGCGTAGCTTCTCGTCTGTCACTGGAGCAGCCCTTCGCTCACCCTGTGGCTGAGCCCCAAGCCTTGACCCCAAGTTTGTCCCAGTCCCAGCCCCCGCCTCCGGCTCAGGTCGAGGCCCGGGCCCACCTTGCACCCTCTGTCCCAGTGGGGCCACCTTCTCTCCCACCTCAGATGGCCGGTGAGACATCGGACCCTCCCATCCAGAATAACATGCCATCGTTCATCCCAAATGCAATTCAAAACCTGGAGTGTCACTTTTTGAAGAAGCAACTAGAAAGGAACAGGACTCTACCCTCTGTGGTGAAACGATCTCAGGAAGTCTTCAGCCGGGTCCTTCCCGACTTCCCCCAGGACAGCCCGGCCTCCCAGGCCCACGGGCCAGTCTCcgtcctccccttcccctccggGGACTTGACCAGCCCCGAGCTCCAGGACCATCTGGAACCACATCTTGGGAAGAGGTCCACGAAGCAGCAAGGTGGCGGGCCCCGCAGGATCCAACCATCCGTGGAGCTGGGCCAGCCTCAGGGCGAGCCCCCGAAGGTGCCACAGGCACAGAGCGGAAGCCTCCAGGCTGCCCAGGAGACCAGGTGGAGGGGCCCAGCGCGGACCACGCCAGGAGAAAACCTGGGCAAGGATGCAGGGCCTAGTGTGGGGAGGGGCCGGAGAGATCTACACGGGAGCTTGATCAGCTCTTCATCGAAGGTTTCAGGAATAAACTCTGAGGGATCACACACAGGCTTGATGAAGACGAGCGGCCCAGGCCAGAATCATCCAGAACAGCTCCTGAGAGCCCATTTGGGCAGGAAACTGGGGCAGATCACAGAGGGCCAGATCCCTGTGAGTGTTCATGATTCCAGGCTTGCTGCCAGCCATGGCCCGGACCCTCCTGGAAAGCCCAGCGCTCACAGGGAAACGGGAACTCCCGCATTTTCCAAGCACCCGGAGCCCCGCGTGAACAGCCCCCACGATTTCTCCATCCTCAGTCCGTACACTCAGCAGATGCTGGAAGCACATATCATAAGGTTTCGGGTGAGGCACAGATGGGGTCTGCCCCTCAAGGTCCTCAAGCCTCTAAATTTATTTAAGCTGCAAAAGAGCTCAATCTTTCCACCACCCTCCACTCCCTGCTCGGCCACCCGTCCACCTAAGGCCAGGGTGGAAGCCAAGTTCTTGGAAAAACCTCCTGAGCCCCATCAAGGAGAGAAGGTGATAACGGAAGAGTCCATTCTCACCCTGGGGAGTCCCCTCCTTGACCCCCAGCCTGCACGTGAGGAAATCCAGTGGGCCCTGGGTGAGTCTCCGCCCGGTGACGGCCCTCTGCCCCCGGGGGCCCCTGTGGCTGGATGGGAGGCCGGGCTACGTCCTCAGACGCCCGCATACAGCTTCGTGGGCAGAGTCTGGCACAGCAAGACTGGCGCGGGGGCTCCTCAGAACAGCAGCCTGGAGGCAAGTCCAGCAAGGGCCACAGATGAGCCAAGGAGAGGGAGCGGGGGTCGGACCTCGAGGGACGCCTGCGGCCGTGTGTCAGCGCTTGAGCTCAGCTTCGAATCCCAGTCCTCGAGCGCCCAACGGGccaaggaggtgggggagggcgagGGGGCCCCTGGCTGGGGAGACACCTTGGAACCCGGTGTGCTGGCCAGCAATCAAAGCGTCAAACCAGACGTGAGAAGATCAGGGTCATCTGGGAGCAGTCAAGGCCCCTCCACACCTCCAGCGTCGGTGGCTCGAGCCCAGGAAGGGGTTGAGGCTCAGCTCgaagggttcgagccccaggggTCGGTCGAGTCGGAGGAGCCTCAGGGCCCTGGCCGCGGTGTGCTCCTGCAGGACTGTGAAACTGGCGTGCTCCTGCAAGACTGTGCCACCGATGACCTTCTTCAAGACTGTCACTCTGATGTGTTGCTTGTGGCGGACGTCTTGGCCTCTCACAGATCTCCGTCCGGCTGCCAGAGCGAGTCTAGTACAGACACGTCAACTTCCTGGGCGTCCTCTCCCTTCGTCTCGCATGCACAGAACAGCTGGGGGCAGCCAGACCCACTGGGACGGTGGGGCCTCCGTAGCCCCCGGAGCAAGGCGTCCGTCCACGCCGACGACGGGAGAGAGGCCTACAGGAGGCTCAGCCCGGGAGGGCGTGAGAAATGGCTGGCAGAGCTGAAGTCCTTCCAGGCCAGTGTGATGAGCCACCGTGCCCAGGAGGAGGACTCGGCAGAGTCCTCAAGAAGCAGCTTTGCTCAGCTCCTGCCCAAGAAGGAGGACGCTGCTCCAGAAGGCCACTTGAGAAAAAGCGTGAGGCACCTCCTGCAGTGGATCTTTCCCAGTAAAGGCAAAGGCCCGGAAGATCCCGGGCACAGGGGCCAGCCTGCAGCAGCCACCGCCCAGACGCAGGGGCCCGTCTCGGGCACATCGGTTGAGGACGGCAAGTCTGCCGGGGCTCAGATGCTCATGACGGCCGTGGGTCGCATCCTAGAGGAGAACCTGGTGCCTCGCCAACGACTTAGAGCCCCGGAGGTCAGCTGGCGCCAAAGGGAGCCCCAGGCGCTGGCAGGTACCGGTGTCTGCTACCACAGGGTCCTCTCCTACCAAGAGCAGAGGAGAGTGATGAGAGAGACCGCCTGCAACCTGCAGGCCACCCCCGACGGCCACGGCTGCCCTAACGAGAACCGGTGGTGTAGAGGCAGAGACGGCAGGTGGGCCTTCGTACCCAGGATGCCGGGGTCCCCAGACGGACCCTGCCACCACGGGCGGATGCCGGCCAGAGCCTCGGGCCGCCCTCACCGCCCCCACTGCCCCAGGCACTGCCTCCTTCAAAACTATGTCTCATCCGGTCATTCCGTGTGTGCTTCTCATGCCTTTCTTGGGAGGACACCTTTTCTCCAAGAAAGGATGCATACAGtacagagaaaaatgtatttttctcaggTTAGCACATCCTCTATGGGCTAA